The Brachypodium distachyon strain Bd21 chromosome 4, Brachypodium_distachyon_v3.0, whole genome shotgun sequence nucleotide sequence CTCGGTGGTCGCCGCTGCCATCGCGACCATCCCGTCCTTGTCTTTGGTCGGTCGGGGGCGACCGCGCGTACAACAAATACTACTTTCATCACTAGTCATCCTGATGTGCTCATCCGAGTCTAAGGAGAATCTCAAGGGCAGGAAATCTGACTTGCAAAGTAGAACGTACAGGTTGTTTATGTGCTCTGCTTTTGATACAGTGGCTCTACATGCTTTCATAATGTGTATGTATGCAAAGCTTGTTGAATTATTCTATGAAAATTCAGTAGCTCATGGAGCTATCAGTTGTAAACCCAAGTATTCGGCAAGAATTACAGTACTGTAGTTTCATAATTGTTAGGCAAAGAATGGCACCATTTCTTCAGTTTCCCCCTCCAATCTAAGCTACTAATTGAACGAGAATTCGATCAGAACATCTTTTAGTCACAATATTTGCCCTTTCGATTCGACTTACATGCAGTGCTGCAGATTACACCTGACTTAGATTGATTTGCAGATCACCAAAAGGAGGGAAGAGAAAGAGGCGTAAAAGGTTAAGTCGGGAGAGGAGTTGTGGAGAAATTCTTACGGCCGGGAGACTAAGTATTTCGGGTTTGTATTTGGACTGGGCCCGAAGCCTGGGAGGAGCTAGACAGAGGAAAGAAACAAACGTGCCTAGCAAACCTCGTACAGCGATCGGACGTGAAAACGTCGTAGGCGAAGCAATTCTGATTAATTAAAGGAGGATATCTGGAAATGAAAGGAGTGATGTGATTCTTCGGGAATGTTCCGATGGAGCACCGCAGCGCGTCCATGTCGAGCGAATTATCGCGAGGGCGTCGCGACCGGGAGAGACGACTCCATCACGTGTTGAGCGAGTGAGCGTGCATGTAGCAAAGGTCGGTCGATGGGTACGAGTACACCCTGACCCGGCCTGTCGCAAGACTCGCAACCCACTGCCAGCGCACCAAGCCGTCGCCCCATTATTAATTATAGTTAACGATATTTGTCGTGGAGAAAAACCGAAAAGAGGGTGCGTCCGTGTGGTTACCATTTGCATGGCACGCACGCTTGCTAGCGGGACGGCCCGGCCCCGGCGCATCATGGATGGATGGCGCCGCCGTCAGTCAGTTTGCTACGCAGCGTTTGTGGACGACCGAAGCGTGCAATTCAGCTGAGTTGTGCCCGTAATTTCGACCACGCGTAGTATCCACCCCACGTTGGCTCGAGACCGTTGCCCAAGGCCGGCTCTCAACCTCTTTCTTCTGCGCGGATATACCAGGCTGCACCCTACGCAAATCGACACAAATTTCTcccagaaaaacaaaaccccCCAGAAAAGCTCTCTTCTGCTCGATCGTCGAGACGACGCACCCACGTATCCAACCCAGCTGGAGCCAAAGCAATCCCTCTCCATTTTATTCGTCCGCGCCTTTCTGTCGTTTTTGAGTCTCTCGATTGGTAATACCGAGTttcagaaagagaaaaaaggtcTCTTCATAAATTCTTTACTGAGTTTCAGAAATTCTTCAGAAAAGGAATCTCTCCGACATACTGTATGCCCACGCAACCCGAGCCCAAGACGACCTCCACGTGCCGATGAGTCCCACAGACCAGAGCACCCCTCTGCCTCCCaagcgccgtcgccgctgcgCGCACGCCGGTGGACTTGCTTTGTGCGCCGTCCCAACAGCATTGTCATATAATGGTTGTTTTTGGAAGAACCATCTCAAAATGTTACCTACCCAAGGTGTCCTGGATGCCATGATACCCACCTGTCTATGCATGATGGTGTGGGTTACTGCAACGGATAGGCAATTCATACCCGCCCTCGAGGGCCCTTCCTGTACTATGGTCCGCATTCGAACCTCTGACATTTTGTGCTCAAATAATCAAGGCAACATGATTCCAACACAAAAATCAAATGAATAAATCAACTAAAGGTTGGACTCTGAAGTGATCTCCATGTATACTAATTTGAACGATAGCAATACCATACAAATACATATTTGCACTCTTTAACATTCTAGGCTAAACAACAAGAACACTAACTGAAGAATATGCACGCACTCCAAAAttgacaaaacaaaacaaaacagtaCACTGATGTGGAGTTGGAAAACTGTCCTGCCACAGAGTCTTGTTTCCAGGGTTGCTCATCACATCAGCCAAGACGAAACAACAAACGCCACAGGTAGAAAAGGAGGAGTCTTTCCAAGCCACAGCGGGTGCCCAGGAGCAGCAGGACGAGAATGAGGAGCACGACAAGACGAGGCTCAATGTTTGATTCCCTGGCCTCACGACGAAAGTCCACCACATCCTCGGGAACCGCCGCCCTCCACTCGATCTGGCAAGGGATCGAGCTGCTAGTTGCTCTCTGATCAGGAAGTGACGGGGAGGCCGCCTGGATGGCATACGACTGATTCGACAAGCTTTGGGCGTGCGTGTTCCCATAGCCATGCTGCTGCAATAAAATGACAAAATTAATCCACCAGAAGCGAAATTCAGGTCGACGACAATACGATAATTAACGAAGGTAAGTAGCAATTAATTACTAAATTAAGACATATGATCAAACTCGAAGTAGTAGTATATACCTCCAGCTGGATCTGCATTTGGGGCAGCGGGCGAGGTAATCTATGATGCTCCATGTGGTGGCCGTGCATCATTATATGGCGCTAGTAGGAAGTAATTAAAGTCATCAAATTGGGTGGGGCATATTGATCAACTCTTGCTAGAACCAGAAGGCAGGATAGTATAATATATACCTGAATCCGCAGATGCTCCATGTGGTAGAGGTGCATTGTATACACGAGGCCGTTGGTGTAGAGGCTGGTGACGAGGAGCACGTCCATGATCCGGTCCTTGATGTCCCTGTTGAGCACACGCAGCTGGGCGGACACCCTAGCGGCTTTGAGGAGGCGGATCAGGGCGCCGCAGTCCCTCTGGCAGGCCTTGACGCCCTCGAGGGCCTCGCGGAGCGCCTCGCGGAGGTCGTTGAGCACGGAGGCCACCGCCGGGTGCCGCCGCGTGGCCTCCGCCAGCGTGTATGCCTGGGCGGCGAGCGTCCCGTGGAGCTTGGCGGCGCGCCTGGCGATCCGGAGGCACTCCTCCCTGTTCTGCTTCGCCGTGTCCGCCTTGGCCCcgatggcgacggcgagcgTGAAGATGAGCCTCAGCACGCCCCCGCCCACGCCGAAGACCGCCAGATCCACCATGGCTGCAGGCTCGGttcaatcaaatcaaatcggagagagagagagagagagagggttTGGGGAATGGGGATCGGCAAGAGTACTTCCTTGActttctttgcttttgctttggGGGGAGGGTTTGATTTGGGGGTCGATTGGAGGGCGGGAGGGTTATATATGGTAGTACGCCGTTATCGGATACGGGTCTCTGCACTAGCGGATACGGGTCTGCACGCGCTATGGAGCCTATGATGATCGCTGTTATAGCTATCACTGGGGTCAACTCGATCTACACGCAAAGAGTAGCAGCAACTCCCGTAGTCGTCGGACGTTCTTCGCATTCGGCGCAGGTGCCACCGTCTGCATCATCGACGTACCGTCGCCTCATTTCAATCAGGGGAGCCCACACAAAGCTCGACGCGTGTCGACGCGCAGTCACCTCGTTTCAACAAGGGAGGCCCCACAAAAGCTCGACTGGTGTGGAGTGGGAGTTCACTCCACAGATCGCCTGCTCCTGTCCTCGGAGCATCTTTAACGGATATCTTAAAATGTTGGTCCTTCAAAAACAAGGTAGACACTAAAACTGTTTTAACGTATTGGTTTGTGTCGGCAGAACAAATCGCTTAAAACATACTcactccatttcataaaggttgcgtattttgtttagttaagacaaagttttgaccaatgataattctattaata carries:
- the LOC100836793 gene encoding uncharacterized protein LOC100836793 isoform X2, with translation MVDLAVFGVGGGVLRLIFTLAVAIGAKADTAKQNREECLRIARRAAKLHGTLAAQAYTLAEATRRHPAVASVLNDLREALREALEGVKACQRDCGALIRLLKAARVSAQLRVLNRDIKDRIMDVLLVTSLYTNGLVYTMHLYHMEHLRIQRHIMMHGHHMEHHRLPRPLPQMQIQLEHGYGNTHAQSLSNQSYAIQAASPSLPDQRATSSSIPCQIEWRAAVPEDVVDFRREARESNIEPRLVVLLILVLLLLGTRCGLERLLLFYLWRLLFRLG
- the LOC100836793 gene encoding uncharacterized protein LOC100836793 isoform X1; this translates as MVDLAVFGVGGGVLRLIFTLAVAIGAKADTAKQNREECLRIARRAAKLHGTLAAQAYTLAEATRRHPAVASVLNDLREALREALEGVKACQRDCGALIRLLKAARVSAQLRVLNRDIKDRIMDVLLVTSLYTNGLVYTMHLYHMEHLRIQRHIMMHGHHMEHHRLPRPLPQMQIQLEQHGYGNTHAQSLSNQSYAIQAASPSLPDQRATSSSIPCQIEWRAAVPEDVVDFRREARESNIEPRLVVLLILVLLLLGTRCGLERLLLFYLWRLLFRLG